A single region of the Sorghum bicolor cultivar BTx623 chromosome 7, Sorghum_bicolor_NCBIv3, whole genome shotgun sequence genome encodes:
- the LOC110436769 gene encoding aspartate carbamoyltransferase, chloroplastic has protein sequence MAAAARAALPRPHLSLPSSSRRSSPRLSLTPSSAPPRLRGGAATSVAAGTSAAPQQHQVTARLGDVIEAQQFDRDALNEIFEVAREMEAVERGSHGAPSRVLEGYLMATLFYEPSTRTRLSFEAAMRRLGGEVLTTENAREFSSAAKGETLEDTIRTVEGYSDIIVLRHFESGAARRAADTANIPVINAGDGPGQHPTQALLDVYTIKREIGTLDGIKLGLVGDLANGRTVRSLAYLIAKYQNIKIYFVSPDVVKMKDDIKDYLNSKGVEWEESSDLLEVASKCDVIYQTRIQKERFGERIDLYEAARGKYIVDKKVLDVLPKHSVIMHPLPRLDEIRVEVDSDPRAAYFRQAKNGLYIRMALLKLLLVGH, from the exons atggccgccgccgctcgcGCCGCCCTCCCGCGGCCCCACCTCTCCCTCCCTTCCTCCTCCCGCCGCAGCAGCCCCCGTCTGTCCCTCACGCCCTCCTCCGCCCCTCCTCGCCTGCGCGGCGGCGCTGCCACCTCCGTCGCCGCCGGCACCTCCGCCGCGCCGCAGCAGCACCAGGTCACCGCGCGCCTGGGCGACGTGATCGAGGCGCAGCAGTTCGACCGGGACGCGCTGAACGAGATCTTCGAGGTGGCGCGGGAGATGGAGGCCGTGGAGCGGGGCTCCCACGGCGCCCCCAGCCGCGTCCTCGAGGGGTACCTCATGGCCACGCTCTTCTACGAGCCCTCCACGCGCACGCGCCTCTCCTTCGAGGCCGCTATGCGGAGGCTCGGCGGGGAGGTGCTCACCACCGAGAACGCGCGCGAGTTCTCTTCCGCCGCCAAGGGGGAGACACTCGAAG ATACCATAAGAACTGTTGAGGGTTATTCTGATATTATTGTTCTGAGACATTTTGAAAGTGGAGCCGCAAGGAGAGCAGCAGATACTGCGAATATTCCTGTTATTAATGCAGGTGATGGGCCAGGGCAACATCCAACCCAG GCTCTGTTGGATGTGTACACAATAAAGAGAGAAATTGGCACACTAGATGGAATAAAACTTGGTTTGGTTGGTGACCTTGCTAATGGGAGGACAGTTCGTTCTCTGGCTTACTTGATTGCTAAGTACCAGAACATAAAGATATACTTTGTATCTCCAGATGTTGTTAAAATGAAG GATGACATCAAGGACTACTTAAATTCCAAAGGTGTTGAATGGGAAGAAAGTTCAGATTTGTTGGAGGTGGCTTCCAAGTGTGATGTTATTTATCAAACACGTATTCAAAAAGAAAGATTTGGTGAGAGGATTGATCTTTATGAAGCTGCTCGTGGTAAGTACATTGTGGATAAGAAGGTCTTGGATGTGCTGCCAAAGCATTCTGTGATCATGCATCCCCTTCCAAGGCTTGATGAG ATCAGGGTAGAAGTCGATAGTGATCCAAGAGCTGCATATTTTAGGCAGGCTAAGAATGGCCTCTACATAAGGATGGCATTGCTCAAACTTCTGCTTGTTGGTCACTGA